The following proteins are co-located in the Streptomyces sp. NBC_00435 genome:
- a CDS encoding TetR/AcrR family transcriptional regulator: protein MARPRKPLLSRSRIVEAAGALVDAEGLEAVSTRRLAAALGVSGPSLYNHFRTKDEILDAVADAVSARVDLSMFEAGDGRGWRIALRDWAHSYRSALSDHPNIVPVLARGPGRRPAGLRVADAVFGSMTAAGWPPAQATRIGALMRYFILGSAVGSFAGGFVDDETAYDPSDYPHLGQAHLLAERRREVDEGAFETGLAALLDGLAIQYEALRETA, encoded by the coding sequence ATGGCCAGACCGCGCAAGCCCCTGCTCAGCAGATCCCGCATCGTCGAGGCGGCGGGCGCGCTGGTGGACGCCGAGGGGCTGGAAGCCGTCTCGACACGGCGGCTGGCGGCGGCGCTGGGTGTCAGCGGCCCCTCGCTGTACAACCACTTCCGCACGAAGGACGAGATCCTGGACGCGGTCGCCGACGCGGTGAGCGCGCGGGTCGACTTGTCGATGTTCGAGGCCGGCGACGGCCGGGGGTGGCGGATCGCGCTACGCGACTGGGCCCACTCCTACCGGTCCGCCCTGTCCGACCATCCGAACATCGTGCCGGTACTGGCGCGCGGACCGGGCCGCAGGCCGGCCGGACTGCGGGTGGCCGACGCCGTCTTCGGCTCGATGACCGCGGCCGGCTGGCCGCCCGCGCAGGCGACCCGGATCGGTGCGCTGATGCGCTACTTCATCCTCGGGTCCGCGGTGGGCTCCTTCGCCGGGGGGTTCGTCGACGACGAGACGGCGTACGACCCCTCGGACTACCCGCACCTGGGCCAGGCCCACCTGCTGGCGGAGCGCCGGCGCGAGGTGGACGAGGGCGCCTTCGAGACGGGCCTGGCGGCCCTGCTGGACGGGCTGGCCATCCAGTACGAGGCGCTGCGGGAGACCGCCTGA